Proteins from a single region of Canis lupus baileyi chromosome 35, mCanLup2.hap1, whole genome shotgun sequence:
- the PLA1A gene encoding phospholipase A1 member A isoform X12, protein MPPGLRERHFCSWGLLLWLSIGSAGDAPPTPQKKCTDFQNANLLQGTNLKVQFLLFTPLEPSCGQLVQESGDIQNSGFNATLGTKLIIHGFRALGTKPSWIDTFIGTLLRAANANVIAVDWVYGSTGVYFSAVENVVKLGLEISRFLSKLLVLGVPESSIHIIGVSLGAHVGGMVGHFYKGQLGRITGLDPAGPEYTRASLEERLDPGDALFVEAIHTDTDNLGIRIPVGHVDYFVNGGQDQPGCPTFIHAGYSYLICDHMRAVYLYISALENSCPLMAFPCATYKAFLAGQCLDCFNPFLLSCPRIGLMEQSGIKIEPLPKEVKVYLLTTSRAPYCVHHSLVEFYLQEPRNKDTFISVTFLSSNVTSQVKITMYWQVP, encoded by the exons ATGCCCCCGGGCCTCAGGGAGAGACACTTCTGCTCGTGGGGGCTCCTTCTGTGGCTCAGCATTGGAAGTGCAG gagATGCACCTCCTACCCCACAGAAAAAGTGCACTGACTTCCAGAATGCTAATCTTCTCCAAGGCACCAATCTCAAAGTCCAGTTTCTCCTCTTCACCCCTTTGGAACCCAGCTGTGGGCAGCTAGTGCAGGAAAGTGGTGACATCCAAAACTCTGGGTTTAATGCCACTCTGGGAACCAAACTAATCATCCATGGATTCAG GGCCTTAGGTACAAAGCCTTCCTGGATTGATACATTCATTGGCACCCTTCTCCGGGCAGCAAATGCTAATGTGATTGCTGTGGACTGGGTATATGGCTCTACGGGTGTCTACTTCTCAGCCGTGGAAAATGTCGTTAAGCTGGGACTTGAGATCTCCCGTTTCCTCAGTAAACTCCTG GTGCTGGGTGTGCCGGAGTCTTCGATCCACATCATTGGTGTTAGCCTGGGGGCCCACGTTGGGGGCATGGTGGGACATTTCTACAAAGGCCAGTTAGGCCGGATCACAG GCCTGGATCCTGCTGGACCAGAGTACACCAGAGCCAGCCTGGAGGAACGCCTGGACCCTGGAGACGCCCTCTTCGTGGAGGCCATCCACACAGACACTGACA ATTTGGGTATCCGGATTCCTGTTGGACATGTGGACTACTTTGTCAATGGAGGCCAAGACCAACCTGGCTGTCCCACCTTCATTCACGCAG GCTACAGTTACCTGATCTGTGATCACATGAGGGCTGTATACCTCTACATCAGTGCCCTGGAGAATTCCTGTCCACTGATGGCCTTTCCCTGTGCCACCTACAAGGCCTTTCTTGCTGGACAATGTCTGGATTGTTTTAACCCTTTTCTGCTTTCCTGTCCAAGAATTG GGCTGATGGAACAAAGTGGTATCAAGATAGAGCCGCTTCCCAAGGAAGTGAAAGTCTACCTCCTGACCACTTCCAGGGCTCCATATTGTG TGCATCACAGCCTGGTGGAGTTTTACTTGCAGGAGCCAAGGAACAAGGATACCTTCATCTCAGTCACCTTCCTTAGCAGCAACGTTACCTCCCAGGTCAAGATCACCATGTAC TGGCAGGTGCCGTGA
- the PLA1A gene encoding phospholipase A1 member A isoform X5, protein MPPGLRERHFCSWGLLLWLSIGSAGDAPPTPQKKCTDFQNANLLQGTNLKVQFLLFTPLEPSCGQLVQESGDIQNSGFNATLGTKLIIHGFRALGTKPSWIDTFIGTLLRAANANVIAVDWVYGSTGVYFSAVENVVKLGLEISRFLSKLLVLGVPESSIHIIGVSLGAHVGGMVGHFYKGQLGRITGLDPAGPEYTRASLEERLDPGDALFVEAIHTDTDNLGIRIPVGHVDYFVNGGQDQPGCPTFIHAGYSYLICDHMRAVYLYISALENSCPLMAFPCATYKAFLAGQCLDCFNPFLLSCPRIGLMEQSGIKIEPLPKEVKVYLLTTSRAPYCGICSASVSQCITAWWSFTCRSQGTRIPSSQSPSLAATLPPRSRSPCTLALTGVCWQGKLRSVVCR, encoded by the exons ATGCCCCCGGGCCTCAGGGAGAGACACTTCTGCTCGTGGGGGCTCCTTCTGTGGCTCAGCATTGGAAGTGCAG gagATGCACCTCCTACCCCACAGAAAAAGTGCACTGACTTCCAGAATGCTAATCTTCTCCAAGGCACCAATCTCAAAGTCCAGTTTCTCCTCTTCACCCCTTTGGAACCCAGCTGTGGGCAGCTAGTGCAGGAAAGTGGTGACATCCAAAACTCTGGGTTTAATGCCACTCTGGGAACCAAACTAATCATCCATGGATTCAG GGCCTTAGGTACAAAGCCTTCCTGGATTGATACATTCATTGGCACCCTTCTCCGGGCAGCAAATGCTAATGTGATTGCTGTGGACTGGGTATATGGCTCTACGGGTGTCTACTTCTCAGCCGTGGAAAATGTCGTTAAGCTGGGACTTGAGATCTCCCGTTTCCTCAGTAAACTCCTG GTGCTGGGTGTGCCGGAGTCTTCGATCCACATCATTGGTGTTAGCCTGGGGGCCCACGTTGGGGGCATGGTGGGACATTTCTACAAAGGCCAGTTAGGCCGGATCACAG GCCTGGATCCTGCTGGACCAGAGTACACCAGAGCCAGCCTGGAGGAACGCCTGGACCCTGGAGACGCCCTCTTCGTGGAGGCCATCCACACAGACACTGACA ATTTGGGTATCCGGATTCCTGTTGGACATGTGGACTACTTTGTCAATGGAGGCCAAGACCAACCTGGCTGTCCCACCTTCATTCACGCAG GCTACAGTTACCTGATCTGTGATCACATGAGGGCTGTATACCTCTACATCAGTGCCCTGGAGAATTCCTGTCCACTGATGGCCTTTCCCTGTGCCACCTACAAGGCCTTTCTTGCTGGACAATGTCTGGATTGTTTTAACCCTTTTCTGCTTTCCTGTCCAAGAATTG GGCTGATGGAACAAAGTGGTATCAAGATAGAGCCGCTTCCCAAGGAAGTGAAAGTCTACCTCCTGACCACTTCCAGGGCTCCATATTGTG GCATCTGCTCTGCTTCGGTTTCCCAGTGCATCACAGCCTGGTGGAGTTTTACTTGCAGGAGCCAAGGAACAAGGATACCTTCATCTCAGTCACCTTCCTTAGCAGCAACGTTACCTCCCAGGTCAAGATCACCATGTAC GTTAGCTCTCACTGGAGTTTGCTGGCAGGGGAAGCTGAGAAGTGTAGTTTGCAGGTGA
- the PLA1A gene encoding phospholipase A1 member A isoform X11, which yields MPPGLRERHFCSWGLLLWLSIGSAGDAPPTPQKKCTDFQNANLLQGTNLKVQFLLFTPLEPSCGQLVQESGDIQNSGFNATLGTKLIIHGFRALGTKPSWIDTFIGTLLRAANANVIAVDWVYGSTGVYFSAVENVVKLGLEISRFLSKLLVLGVPESSIHIIGVSLGAHVGGMVGHFYKGQLGRITGLDPAGPEYTRASLEERLDPGDALFVEAIHTDTDNLGIRIPVGHVDYFVNGGQDQPGCPTFIHAGYSYLICDHMRAVYLYISALENSCPLMAFPCATYKAFLAGQCLDCFNPFLLSCPRIGLMEQSGIKIEPLPKEVKVYLLTTSRAPYCVHHSLVEFYLQEPRNKDTFISVTFLSSNVTSQVKITIGRCREDK from the exons ATGCCCCCGGGCCTCAGGGAGAGACACTTCTGCTCGTGGGGGCTCCTTCTGTGGCTCAGCATTGGAAGTGCAG gagATGCACCTCCTACCCCACAGAAAAAGTGCACTGACTTCCAGAATGCTAATCTTCTCCAAGGCACCAATCTCAAAGTCCAGTTTCTCCTCTTCACCCCTTTGGAACCCAGCTGTGGGCAGCTAGTGCAGGAAAGTGGTGACATCCAAAACTCTGGGTTTAATGCCACTCTGGGAACCAAACTAATCATCCATGGATTCAG GGCCTTAGGTACAAAGCCTTCCTGGATTGATACATTCATTGGCACCCTTCTCCGGGCAGCAAATGCTAATGTGATTGCTGTGGACTGGGTATATGGCTCTACGGGTGTCTACTTCTCAGCCGTGGAAAATGTCGTTAAGCTGGGACTTGAGATCTCCCGTTTCCTCAGTAAACTCCTG GTGCTGGGTGTGCCGGAGTCTTCGATCCACATCATTGGTGTTAGCCTGGGGGCCCACGTTGGGGGCATGGTGGGACATTTCTACAAAGGCCAGTTAGGCCGGATCACAG GCCTGGATCCTGCTGGACCAGAGTACACCAGAGCCAGCCTGGAGGAACGCCTGGACCCTGGAGACGCCCTCTTCGTGGAGGCCATCCACACAGACACTGACA ATTTGGGTATCCGGATTCCTGTTGGACATGTGGACTACTTTGTCAATGGAGGCCAAGACCAACCTGGCTGTCCCACCTTCATTCACGCAG GCTACAGTTACCTGATCTGTGATCACATGAGGGCTGTATACCTCTACATCAGTGCCCTGGAGAATTCCTGTCCACTGATGGCCTTTCCCTGTGCCACCTACAAGGCCTTTCTTGCTGGACAATGTCTGGATTGTTTTAACCCTTTTCTGCTTTCCTGTCCAAGAATTG GGCTGATGGAACAAAGTGGTATCAAGATAGAGCCGCTTCCCAAGGAAGTGAAAGTCTACCTCCTGACCACTTCCAGGGCTCCATATTGTG TGCATCACAGCCTGGTGGAGTTTTACTTGCAGGAGCCAAGGAACAAGGATACCTTCATCTCAGTCACCTTCCTTAGCAGCAACGTTACCTCCCAGGTCAAGATCACCAT TGGCAGGTGCCGTGAGGACAAGTAG
- the PLA1A gene encoding phospholipase A1 member A isoform X8, which produces MPPGLRERHFCSWGLLLWLSIGSAGDAPPTPQKKCTDFQNANLLQGTNLKVQFLLFTPLEPSCGQLVQESGDIQNSGFNATLGTKLIIHGFRALGTKPSWIDTFIGTLLRAANANVIAVDWVYGSTGVYFSAVENVVKLGLEISRFLSKLLVLGVPESSIHIIGVSLGAHVGGMVGHFYKGQLGRITGLDPAGPEYTRASLEERLDPGDALFVEAIHTDTDNLGIRIPVGHVDYFVNGGQDQPGCPTFIHAGYSYLICDHMRAVYLYISALENSCPLMAFPCATYKAFLAGQCLDCFNPFLLSCPRIGLMEQSGIKIEPLPKEVKVYLLTTSRAPYCVCTADLWPRHLLCFGFPVHHSLVEFYLQEPRNKDTFISVTFLSSNVTSQVKITMYWQVP; this is translated from the exons ATGCCCCCGGGCCTCAGGGAGAGACACTTCTGCTCGTGGGGGCTCCTTCTGTGGCTCAGCATTGGAAGTGCAG gagATGCACCTCCTACCCCACAGAAAAAGTGCACTGACTTCCAGAATGCTAATCTTCTCCAAGGCACCAATCTCAAAGTCCAGTTTCTCCTCTTCACCCCTTTGGAACCCAGCTGTGGGCAGCTAGTGCAGGAAAGTGGTGACATCCAAAACTCTGGGTTTAATGCCACTCTGGGAACCAAACTAATCATCCATGGATTCAG GGCCTTAGGTACAAAGCCTTCCTGGATTGATACATTCATTGGCACCCTTCTCCGGGCAGCAAATGCTAATGTGATTGCTGTGGACTGGGTATATGGCTCTACGGGTGTCTACTTCTCAGCCGTGGAAAATGTCGTTAAGCTGGGACTTGAGATCTCCCGTTTCCTCAGTAAACTCCTG GTGCTGGGTGTGCCGGAGTCTTCGATCCACATCATTGGTGTTAGCCTGGGGGCCCACGTTGGGGGCATGGTGGGACATTTCTACAAAGGCCAGTTAGGCCGGATCACAG GCCTGGATCCTGCTGGACCAGAGTACACCAGAGCCAGCCTGGAGGAACGCCTGGACCCTGGAGACGCCCTCTTCGTGGAGGCCATCCACACAGACACTGACA ATTTGGGTATCCGGATTCCTGTTGGACATGTGGACTACTTTGTCAATGGAGGCCAAGACCAACCTGGCTGTCCCACCTTCATTCACGCAG GCTACAGTTACCTGATCTGTGATCACATGAGGGCTGTATACCTCTACATCAGTGCCCTGGAGAATTCCTGTCCACTGATGGCCTTTCCCTGTGCCACCTACAAGGCCTTTCTTGCTGGACAATGTCTGGATTGTTTTAACCCTTTTCTGCTTTCCTGTCCAAGAATTG GGCTGATGGAACAAAGTGGTATCAAGATAGAGCCGCTTCCCAAGGAAGTGAAAGTCTACCTCCTGACCACTTCCAGGGCTCCATATTGTG TTTGCACCGCTGACCTCTGGCCCAGGCATCTGCTCTGCTTCGGTTTCCCAGTGCATCACAGCCTGGTGGAGTTTTACTTGCAGGAGCCAAGGAACAAGGATACCTTCATCTCAGTCACCTTCCTTAGCAGCAACGTTACCTCCCAGGTCAAGATCACCATGTAC TGGCAGGTGCCGTGA
- the PLA1A gene encoding phospholipase A1 member A isoform X4, whose translation MPPGLRERHFCSWGLLLWLSIGSAGDAPPTPQKKCTDFQNANLLQGTNLKVQFLLFTPLEPSCGQLVQESGDIQNSGFNATLGTKLIIHGFRALGTKPSWIDTFIGTLLRAANANVIAVDWVYGSTGVYFSAVENVVKLGLEISRFLSKLLVLGVPESSIHIIGVSLGAHVGGMVGHFYKGQLGRITGLDPAGPEYTRASLEERLDPGDALFVEAIHTDTDNLGIRIPVGHVDYFVNGGQDQPGCPTFIHAGYSYLICDHMRAVYLYISALENSCPLMAFPCATYKAFLAGQCLDCFNPFLLSCPRIGLMEQSGIKIEPLPKEVKVYLLTTSRAPYCVCTADLWPRHLLCFGFPVHHSLVEFYLQEPRNKDTFISVTFLSSNVTSQVKITMYVSSHWSLLAGEAEKCSLQVSG comes from the exons ATGCCCCCGGGCCTCAGGGAGAGACACTTCTGCTCGTGGGGGCTCCTTCTGTGGCTCAGCATTGGAAGTGCAG gagATGCACCTCCTACCCCACAGAAAAAGTGCACTGACTTCCAGAATGCTAATCTTCTCCAAGGCACCAATCTCAAAGTCCAGTTTCTCCTCTTCACCCCTTTGGAACCCAGCTGTGGGCAGCTAGTGCAGGAAAGTGGTGACATCCAAAACTCTGGGTTTAATGCCACTCTGGGAACCAAACTAATCATCCATGGATTCAG GGCCTTAGGTACAAAGCCTTCCTGGATTGATACATTCATTGGCACCCTTCTCCGGGCAGCAAATGCTAATGTGATTGCTGTGGACTGGGTATATGGCTCTACGGGTGTCTACTTCTCAGCCGTGGAAAATGTCGTTAAGCTGGGACTTGAGATCTCCCGTTTCCTCAGTAAACTCCTG GTGCTGGGTGTGCCGGAGTCTTCGATCCACATCATTGGTGTTAGCCTGGGGGCCCACGTTGGGGGCATGGTGGGACATTTCTACAAAGGCCAGTTAGGCCGGATCACAG GCCTGGATCCTGCTGGACCAGAGTACACCAGAGCCAGCCTGGAGGAACGCCTGGACCCTGGAGACGCCCTCTTCGTGGAGGCCATCCACACAGACACTGACA ATTTGGGTATCCGGATTCCTGTTGGACATGTGGACTACTTTGTCAATGGAGGCCAAGACCAACCTGGCTGTCCCACCTTCATTCACGCAG GCTACAGTTACCTGATCTGTGATCACATGAGGGCTGTATACCTCTACATCAGTGCCCTGGAGAATTCCTGTCCACTGATGGCCTTTCCCTGTGCCACCTACAAGGCCTTTCTTGCTGGACAATGTCTGGATTGTTTTAACCCTTTTCTGCTTTCCTGTCCAAGAATTG GGCTGATGGAACAAAGTGGTATCAAGATAGAGCCGCTTCCCAAGGAAGTGAAAGTCTACCTCCTGACCACTTCCAGGGCTCCATATTGTG TTTGCACCGCTGACCTCTGGCCCAGGCATCTGCTCTGCTTCGGTTTCCCAGTGCATCACAGCCTGGTGGAGTTTTACTTGCAGGAGCCAAGGAACAAGGATACCTTCATCTCAGTCACCTTCCTTAGCAGCAACGTTACCTCCCAGGTCAAGATCACCATGTAC GTTAGCTCTCACTGGAGTTTGCTGGCAGGGGAAGCTGAGAAGTGTAGTTTGCAGGTGAGCGGATGA